AGATGTTGGGCGAGCACCTCCGCGTCTCCGCGGCTCCGCGTGAGGCCATCTGTTCATGAGTGGAAGGCTTCCCGGTTTTGGTGAGCTTGCATGATTTTAGTGCAAGCTCGTAATTGATCGCGCGCCACGCTCACCGCCGGACATCTCCGGAACACATCTGAAGTCCAGCCATGGAGCGGGGTTACGCCGCGGAAGAAAAAATGGGCACGGCACATGCTTGGGATCATAGGTGCGCTGTACGGAAACCAGATTCGCCCAAGGACGCTGCCGTATGATACGCCGCACCCTCGTATCGTTGGCCGCCGCCGCATTCGTGCTGGCCGGCTGCTCGGACCCCGCGCGGACACCTCTCGCGCCCGCGCTGCCCGCGGCGCCGTCGTACGCGCTGGCGGGAACCATCGACATCAACGGCCTGCTGCAGTTCGTCAGCCTGCCGGACCTCCTGGCGCCCCGGCATGCGGAGAAGTTCATCCGCGCCGCCGACGGCGGGTTCGTGGAGCTGAACGGCTTCCGCGTCGACATCCCCGCCGGCGCGCTCCCGCAGGACGCCACCGTCACCATCGACCTCCCCACCGACCTGGTGCTGGCCAAGCGCCTGGTGGCCGAGTTCGGGCCGCACGGCGTGCAGTTCAACACCCCCGTCACCCTCAGCTTCCCGCTCACCGGCGTGGTGCTGAACGGCTCGCCCTTCCAGGTGGTGCGCTGGGAAGACGACCACTGGGTGGGGCTGGGGGGATGGCTGAGCGCGGACGGCAGCCGGATCTACGGCACCACGCCGCACTTCTCGGCCTACGGCACCAAGTACATCATGGCCGGCGGCTGAGCGCCGCCGGCTTTCCCCGAGCACCGATCGTTTTCGTGAGCAGGCCGTCACCGCCGCACCTGCTGGTGGAGCGCGCGCTCGCGCTGGTCCCCGACACCGAAGAGTTCCTGCCGCTCAGCGACGCCGTCATCGGCTCGTCGCGGCTGGACCGCGAGAAGGTGTGGGCCCGCTCGGGCGCGTACGCCACGCTGGGCAAGCGCGTGGTGGACCCGGCGCGCCTGGCCACGCTCATCCCCGCGCTGGCCGAGCGCTCGCGCGAGCGGCTGCAGGAGCTGTACACGCGCGTGCTCGAGGCCATCCGCCACCAGCAGGAGGGCGACCTGCCGGCGGCGGCCGCCGCGCTGGTGCGCGCGGGCGAGGTGGAAGAGGGCGACGGGCGCCTGGAAAAGGCGGAGAAGATCTACCTGCTGGCGCTCGAGATCTCCCGCGACCTGCGCGAGAAGGGGCCGCAGATCCTGGCGCTGCGCCGGCTGGGCCGCACCGCGCGCGCGGCGGGCCGGCTGGACGAGGCGTGGGCGTGGTACGAGCAGAGCCACGCGCTGGCGGTGGACCAGATGGACGCCGCGGGGCAGGCGGTGGCCTGCCAGGGGCTGGGCAACCTGTGCGACGACCGCGGCGACCGCGACACCGCGAGGAGCTGGTACGAGCGCGGGCTGGCCATCGCGCGCGGGCTGAACGACCCCGCGCTTGCGTGGCCGTTCTACACCAACCTCTCCGTCATCGCCATCAAGAACGGCGAGCTGGCCGACGCCGAGGCGCTGCTGGCCCGCGCCCGCGAGCGCATCGAGGCCACCGGCGCCGACGACGCCATGCTCTTCTATCTCAACAACCGGGGGATGCTGCTGGCCGAGCACGGCGATCCCGAGGGCGCCGAGGCCGTGTTCCGCGAGGCGCTGGAGCGCGAGGTGGAGCCGCGCTGGGAGATGACGGTGCGCAACAACCTGGGCGAGATGCTGCTGCGCCAGGGGCGGCTGTTCGAGGCGCAGGAGGAGGCCCGGCGCGCCGAGGAGGTGGCCATCGTCCACCGCCTGGTGGAGGACTGCGTGGACGTGTACCTGCTGCTGGGCGGGATCGCGAAGGCGCGCGCCGACGAGGAGGGGTTCGTGTTCTACGAGCAGGCGCTGAGCGTCTGCCACGAGCGTGGGCTGCCGCGCAAGACCGAGGCGGCGGTGCTGCACGGCTACGGGCTGCTGCACGGCGCCTGCGGCCGTCCCGCCGAGGCCCGCGCCTACGTCGAGGCCGCGCGCGAGATCTACCAGTCGCTCGGCTTCCTCCCCGAGCGCGCCCAGGTGGAGGCCGATCTGGCCGCGCTGGAGCCCGCCGCGGTGTGATCTGAGGCCGCTCTTGACGGTGCGGCGTGCGCTCCCTGCGATCGATACCCGATCCGCGCAGGATTGGAGGAAAATGACCCGGAATCGACCCACGCGAACCCCGGCTTCGTCTCCCCGTCTTCTCCCATACGCGCCCGACCATGTTCCTGCGGACCGTCCGGACGATCAGGACGACTTCGATGAAGGAATGAAGATCGGGTTGAGAAGTATTCGCGAGCTCCTGGAGCGCCGCCGGAAGAAACCCGCACTTCCGCAGCAGACCCAGGAGTAGCACACCTTAGCGGTTCGGCAGCGCGCACGTCCGCAGGAACTTCGTGCTCAGCTCCAGCGTCCCGTCCGCCAGCTTCGCCAGCTGATCGATCCGCCCCTGCGAGGGGAGCGGGCACCACACGAGCTGCTTCCCGCGATCCTTGAGCGCTTCCACCGCGCGGACGTAGTCGCTGTCGCCGGCCACCAGCATCGCCACGTCGTAGCGGTCCCGGTATGCGCCGACGACCATGTCAACCGCGAGGTTCACGTCGGTTTCCTTCTCGACGTGGTACCTGCGGCCAGTTGCCGGATCGATGCGCGGCTCGTGGCGGCCGAGCACCAACTCGATCCGGCTGCTGCGCTGGATCTGCGCGAAAAACCGCTGCTGCGCCCGGTAGCTGCCGCTGTCCGGGTTCGGAAGTGGTGAGGTGTAATAGCGCAGCTTGACGAAGTGATAGCCGCGGCTGAGCCGCGTGGCCAGCAGATTCAGGTCGACGCGGAACGGCACACCCTCATACCGTTGCGCCAGGTTGAAGTTGGGCCCGTCAACAAAAATCTCGACGGCCGGTGATACAATCCGCGTTGAAGGTGTATGCATGTTATGTCTCCAAAGGAACTAAACGAGGAAACATAACGAGGGGTTGTGCCAGCAAGGCCCAACCCCCCGGAGTTATGTACTCGCACCGCCCGCAGGCGGGGAGCGTGCTCACGCCGCCGGAGCAGCGGAGCGAACCCAAATCTATACGAACCGGATGCCCTGTCAAGGGCGAAGGTAAACGAAGGGCCGGACTCGCGTCCGGCCCTTCGCCGTACCCTCCCCTCAGCCGCGCGCGGTCATATCAGAAGTCGTACTTCACGCGGGCCAGGATGGTGCGGCCGATGGTGGGGGTGCCGGGGAAGGGCCGGTATCCCTCGTTGAACAGGTTGGTCACGCTCACCTGCAGCGTGGTCTTCCGCCCCGGCATGGGCAGGCGGTAGCCCAGGTTCAGGTCGAACAGCGTGTACGCGCTCACGCAGTCCTCGGCCAGCGGGCTGGGGGTGCCCCCCAGGCAGCGCGTGCCGATGTACACGCCCGAGTTCACCGGGAAGCCCGAGGTGTAGCGCATCCGCGCCTCGCCCATGAAGCCGCTGCTCTCCGCGCCGTCGTAGCTCAGCGACACGGTGCCCTTCTTCCGCGGCGCGTTCAGTGTCACCAGCCCGGCGTTGGCGGTCTGCCAGCGGTCCTCGCTGATGTACGAGCCGCTGGTGTTCAGGCTCCACTCGCGGTTCAGGATGAAGCGCGCCGACAGGTCGCTCCCCCACAGGTCGATGTTCTCGTCCACGTTCACGTACGTCACCAGCAGCTGCGCGCCGTTGGCGTGCACGGAGGACGAGGAGACCACGCCCACGGGGATGGTGGCCAGCCCCGGCGAGGTCGCCGAGCCGACGAGCTGCGCGGCCAGCGCGGCGGCCTGGGCCTGGGTGTACCCCAGGTCGGCCATGAAGCGGGGCACCAGGTACGCGCCCAGCTGGGGGCCGTTCAGCAGCACCAGCGGCGTCTGGATGGTCAGCGGCGTCACCAGCCGCTCCTTGCGCGACCACCACACGTCGGCCGCGATCAGCACGCGGTCGCCGATGATCCCCTTGTAGCCGGCCTCCAGCGTGTTCGACGGCGACTCGCGGATCGGCTTCACGTCGGGAAGGTTGAGCGAGGCCAGGTCGCCCACCTGCCCGGTGACGGCGTTCAGGTAGTTGAGCCCCACCTGTGCCGCGGTCGGGTGCAGGTTGGAGAGATAGGCGACCAGCGTGGGCGGCAGCGGCGTTCCCGCGGCGGCCGCGCGCGCGGCCAGCACGCCCACGGCCAGCGGCATCAGCGTGGCCGAGTTCCCCGGCAGCAGCGTTCCCGGGCCGCCCAGCCCGGCCGGGGTGAAGGGCGAGCGCACCAGGTAGCCGCCGTTCGCGTCGCGGAACGAGAAGCCGGCGTCGCCGGTGCCCTGGATGCGCAGCGAGTAGCCCAGCGCCGCCAGCTGGTCGTTGGGGATCGACGAGCCCAGGTCCAGGAACTGGTTCAGCGAGCTGGGCGTGCTGAACGCGCGGTTGTAGCTGAAGCGCAGCGCGTGCCCCGCCGCCGGCTTGAACACCAGCGCCGCGCGGGGCGAGAAGACCGGGTCCGGCAGCGCCGAGTGCGTGTCGATGCGCCCGGCCAGCACCAGCTCCAGCTGCGAGGTGATCTCGGTCTCGCTCTGGAGGTAGGCGCCGAACTCGCGCGTCTGGTCGTCGTTCTCGTACTGCCCGTTGATCGTCCCTTCCGTCACCGGGTTGGTGAAGGTGTAGTCGCCGCCGTAGGTGAAGCGCTGGCGGGCGCCAAGGTCGAAGCCGTGCTGCAGCTGGCCCACGATCACGCTGGAGCGGTCGACGATGGGCGCGCCGTTGCGCAGCAGGAAGGTCTCGCCGGCGTCGCTGTGGTTCACGTAGATCTGGCCGAACAGGCGCTTCCAGTTGGCCCGCGCCTGGCCGTAGGTGTAGCGCCAGTTGCGCGCCTGCCCGGCGCCCAGGCCGGTCAGCTCGATCCCGTTGATCTCGGTGCTCATCCCGCCGCTGACCACGGCGGTGAGGTCGGGGGTGATGCGCCAGTCGGCGCGCACGTCACCGGTCCAGCGCTCGATGTCGAAGTCGCGCGCGCCGATGCGGGCGATGCGGACGTCGGCCTCGGCCTGGCTGATCCCCGCGGCGCGCATCAGGTCGGCGCGGTAGAAGGCCAGGTTCGAGGCGAACTTGGCCTGCTCGGCCACCTCGGCCGGGTCGGTGTAGCGCCACTCGTCGGCGCGCACGTACTGGCCGCTGAGCTTGATGCCGAAGTTGGGCGCCAGCAGCTGCGAGCTGCGGAACTCGCCCTGCAGCGTGCTGCGCGTGCCGCCGCCGAGCGCCAGGGTCGTCCCCTGCTCGTCGAGCGGGCTCTTGGTGAGGATGTGCAGGATGCCGTCGGCCGTGTTGGGGCCGTACAGCGCGGCGCCGGGGCCCAGCACCACCTCCATGCGCTGGATGTCCTCGTTGTTGGCGGGAACGAACTGCAGGAAGTTCACGCGCAGCGAGGGAACGCCGGTCAGGCGGTAGTCCTGCAGCGCGTGCAGCGCGCCCGAGAAGATGTTGTTGAAGCCGCGCGCCACCACGTTGGCCGATCCGGCGCCGGTCTGGGCGATCTGCACGCCGTTCACCGAGCGCAGGTGGTCCACCGCGGTCACCGCCGGGCGGGCCTCCACCTCGCGCTCGGAGACCACCTCCACGCGGGCCGGCGCCTCGAGCGCCTTCTCGGCGCGCTTCGAGGCGGAGACCACCAGCGGGTTGAGCGCCACCGCGCCGGCGGAGATCTGCACGTTCACCGTGCTGGTCTGCCCGGCGGAGATCACCGCGTCGAGCTTGCTCTCGGAGCCGCCCTCGTTCTTGATCACCACGGAGTAGGTGCCGGGGCGCAGGCCGGCCAGGCGGTAGTTGCCCTGCGCGTCGGTGGTGGTGCTGCCCACCACCCGTCCGTCGGCCGTCACCGCGTCGACGTGGGCGCCGGCCACGGGGCGGCCGGTGGTGGGGTCCTTCACCGTTCCCGACACGCCGCCGTCCTGCTGGGCAAGCGCCGGCAGTGCGGATGCGGCCAGGAGAGCCAGGACGAGCGCCAGGCTGCGGACGGGTCTGGAGAGCATGCGGTCCTCACGAGGGTGTGGGAGGCGGGCCGGCGGCGCCGGCGAGGAACGGCGGCTCGCGCGCGTGGAAGGAGGTGCGGCGGCCGCGGAGACTTCGTTCGGAGACGGGTCGAAATCCCGACGCGCGGGGAACGCAGGGTGGTGCTGGGCCGATGGGCTGGGAGGGTTGCGTCCCGGACGGGCGGGGGAGTGTGGGTGAGGATACGCCGAACCCGCTGTAAAATCAAGATTTTCGCGGGAGCCGGGTGTTTCCGTGGATGCTGGAGCGGCGACGACCGAACATGGTTCGGTGCCCATGCTTTTCAGGCCGGACGGATGACGGTGGACGCGGCTGTCGAAGCTTCGCGGAGATTGGCGCGCCCTCTCCGGCCGGCTCAGGCCGTCCACCTCTCCGTACCGGGAGAGGAAGGGATGAGGACATCGGTGCGGATGGCGGGACTTCGCGCGGCCGCCGGCGGGCCCCCTCCCCCGGCCCCTCCCCCGCTGCGCAGGGGAGGGGAGAACTCAGCGCGGGGCAGGCACTTGCGTGAGGGATGCGCGCCCGGAGGGCCGGGAACCCGGCGGGCGGGGGCGATGATGTCCGCTGCTCGGGACGCTGTCTCGCCGCGAGACGAACCGCCGGGGGCCCGGCGCCGTTGGGCACAGCTGTATCGTGCCCTACGGCGCGCGCAGCCCGGCCCGGAGCGCAGCGGAGGGACACGCCCGAACCCGCAGTGCGTGAGTGCGTGAGTGCGGCAGTGCATGGGTCTCGGCACGGCCGACGGGATTCGCGCACTCACGCACTTCCGCACTCACGCACTTCCGCACTTTCGCACTTCGCACCGATCACGCACGCGTCTTGCCTGCTGGCGGCGCCGGACGGAGGCGGCGAGCCACTTCGACACCGGCGCACGGGGCGAATGGACCGGCACTATCCCCCCATCGAGGACCACGGCGTCATCGGCGACCTGCACACCGTCGCGCTGGTCTGCCGCGACGGCACGATCGACTTCATGTGCGCGCCGCGGTTCGACTCGCCGCCCGTGTTCGCCTCGCTGCTGGACCGGGGCAGCGGCGGGCGCTTCGAGCTGGCGCCGGTGCTGGAGGGCGCGCGGCTCAAGCAGCTCTATCTCCCGGACACCAACGTCCTGCTCACCCGCTTCCTCTCGCCCGACGGGGTGGGCGAGATCAGCGACTTCATGCCCGTGGGCGAGACCGACCGCGTGCGCGCCGTGGTGCGCCGCGCCAAGGCCGTCCGCGGCGACCTGAAGTTCCACATGCGCTGCGTCCCGCGCTTCGGCTACGGCCCGCAGCCGCACAAGGTCAGCGGCAACGACGACTGCGTTCTCTTCCTCCCTGCCGAGGGCGACGTGGCGGCGCGGCTCTGGTCCACGCACCCGGTGCGCTTCGACGACGGCCAGGCCGCCGCGGAGTTCACCCTGCGCCACGGCGAGTCGGCCACCTTCGTCTTCGAGGTGGGCGACGTGCACGACGGCTCGCCGGCCGAGACGCCGCACTACGCCGCCGACGCCTTCAAGCGCACCTCCAACTTCTGGCGTACGTGGATCGGGCGATCGACCTACAAGGGCCGCTGGCGCGACGAGGTGCACCGCTCGGCGCTGGTGCTCAAGCTCCTCGTCAGCCAGCCCTACGGCTCGCTGGTGGCCGCGCCCACCTTCTCGCTTCCCGAGCGGATCGGCGGCGCGCGCAACTGGGACTACCGCTACACCTGGATCCGCGACGCGGCGTTCACCCTCTACGCGCTGATCCGGCTGGGGCTGACGGAGGAGACGGGCGCCTTCATCCACTGGCTCGAGGGGCTGAGCCACGAGCTGAAGGAGATGGGCCCGCTGCAGCCGCTCTACCGCATCGACGGCGGCGAGGACGTGGAGGAGCACGAGCTGGACTGGGAAGGGTATCGCGGGTCGCGTCCCGTGCGCGTGGGGAACGGGGCCGGGCGGCAGTGCCAGCTCGACGTCTACGGCGCGCTGATGGACTCGGTCTACCTCTACGACAAGTACGGCCAGCCCATCTCGCACGACTTCTGGATGCGGCTGACGGGGCTGGTGGACTGGGTGTGCGAGAACTGGCGGATGCCCGACAGCGGGATCTGGGAGGTGCGGGCGGAGCGGCGCGAGTACCTGAACTCGCGCGTGATGTGCTGGGTGGCGGTGGACCGGGCGATCCGCCTGGCGCAGCGCCGCAGCCTGCCGGGGCCGCTGGTGCGCTGGCTGGAGGTGCGCGACCAGATCTACCGCAGCGTCTACGAGGAGATGTGGAGCCCGCGCAAGAAGGCGTTCGTGCAGCATGCGGGGACGGACGAGCTGGACGCGTCGGCGCTGCTGTTGCCGCTGCTGCGCTTCACCAGCCCCATCGACCCGCGCTGGCGGAGCACCATGGACGCCGTCCGCCGCGAGCTGGTGGAGGACTCGCTGGTGCGCCGCTACCGCATCCGCGACGGCGAGACCGACGGCTTCAACGAGGGCGAGGGCACCTTCACCATCTGCTCGTTCTGGTACGCCGAGTGCCTGTCGCGCGGAGGCGACCTGCAGCAGGCGCGCTTCGTCTTCGAGAAGGTGCTGGGCTACGCCAACCACCTGGGCCTGTTCGCCGAGCAGATCGGCCCCAGCGGCGAGCAGCTGGGCAACTTCCCGCAGGCGTTCACCCACCTGGCCCTGATCAGCGCCGCCTACGACATCGACCGGCGGCTGGACGCCGCCGGGTGGCGGGCGTGAAGGAAAGGGCCGGGCAGGGAAAGCATGTTTGATTGCGTAGTCGTACAGGACTTCAGCAATATATTAATTGGCACAATCAGCCACTGATGCTCCTCTTCACAGGAGGGTTCGCATGGCGCTTTCCGCGTTCCGCAGCCGCCTTCCACTCGCAGCCCTCGTGCTGGCGCTCGTCCTGGGTGCGGCCGGCCTGGTCCCCGGCGGCGACCGGCTTGCTTCCTTCATCGGAATCGCGCCGATAAACGCACAGGTGGGCGAGATTTGTCCGAACACCGACTGCAAGGGCTCCGCCGACTGCGAGTACCTCCAGGGGTTCGAGTGCGCGCTCAAGCGCAGCTCGTGCACCGTCACGAACTGCAGCTCCTGAGCTCGCGGCCCGGATCGCACATAGATCGTGCTGCTGCTCGGTTCCCTCGCCGGACGTTCTGATCTGTCACCCTGGAGGGGACGATGAGTCGACGCTCCCAACGCATCTTCGGCCCGGGTCTGCTGCTTCTGGCGGGTGTTCTGGGCGCCGCGATCCCGGGCGGCGAAAACCTTCTTCACCTCCGCGGTGCGGGGTCCGCGCATGCCCAGACCGGTGAAGTTTGCACGAATACGCACTGCACCGGGTCCGACCGCTGCTCCTATAGCCTGGGAAAGGAGTGCTTCCTGACGGAGCGGTCTTGCTCCGACCAGTTGTGCAGCTCGTGAGGTGGCCGCTTAGGCCTTGGCTTCTCCTGGCTTCGCTCGCCACCTGCGGCTGGGCGGCGGAAGGGGCGGCGCAGCGGATCTGGCTGGATCCCGTCGTGCGGGTCGGCGCCATGGACGGCGACCCTGCGCAGGTGCTGGGGGTCGTGCAGGATGTCGCCTCGGATGCGCACGGGAACTTCGCGGCGCTCGACGCACAATCGCAAACCGTGCGGATCTTCTCGCCGTCGGGACGGTTCCTGGCGCGGGTTGGCAGGCCAGGGCGCGGGCCCGGCGAGTTCTTCGTGCCCGTGGCGGTGGCGTACGATGGTAGCGGCCACCTCTACGTGCTCGACCAGGCGAACCAGCGGGTCGAAGTATTCGCGCCAGCGTCGGCCGGGAGCGGCCATGTCCGCTCGTTCCCGATCGACTTCCCTGCGTCCGACCTGTGCGCCCTGGGTGATCGCCTGTATCTGCTGGGCTTCCGCAATGGAACGCTGATCCATACCTACACGTTCGACGGGCACCCCGCCGAATCGTTCGGTGCCGCGGAACGTCCCCGCGACCCCTACTTCAGCGTGTCACTGGCGCGCGGGCTGATCGAGTGCATGGAAGAAGCCCGCACGGTGATCTTCCTTCCCCTGCTCTCGGCCAACGTGCGTGGCTGGCGAGTGGATGGCCGCCTCCAGTGGACATCGTCCATCCCTGGCTACGAGCCCGTGGTGATCCGCCGATCCGGCCGCCGCGTGACTTACTCGCGCGGGCCCAACAATCGCCACCACATGGCCAGTTCCATCGCGAAACTCGATGGGGCATCGGCGCTGATCCAGGTGGGGTTCGTTCGCGACGGGGCGCGGAGTGCCGAGGAG
This region of Longimicrobium sp. genomic DNA includes:
- a CDS encoding 6-bladed beta-propeller: MRVGAMDGDPAQVLGVVQDVASDAHGNFAALDAQSQTVRIFSPSGRFLARVGRPGRGPGEFFVPVAVAYDGSGHLYVLDQANQRVEVFAPASAGSGHVRSFPIDFPASDLCALGDRLYLLGFRNGTLIHTYTFDGHPAESFGAAERPRDPYFSVSLARGLIECMEEARTVIFLPLLSANVRGWRVDGRLQWTSSIPGYEPVVIRRSGRRVTYSRGPNNRHHMASSIAKLDGASALIQVGFVRDGARSAEEFTEVGSYRVFAADGRVRRVTSNTPRILQIGAGYAFGVRPDPFPTVTVFRISQSTQGQR
- a CDS encoding NYN domain-containing protein, with amino-acid sequence MHTPSTRIVSPAVEIFVDGPNFNLAQRYEGVPFRVDLNLLATRLSRGYHFVKLRYYTSPLPNPDSGSYRAQQRFFAQIQRSSRIELVLGRHEPRIDPATGRRYHVEKETDVNLAVDMVVGAYRDRYDVAMLVAGDSDYVRAVEALKDRGKQLVWCPLPSQGRIDQLAKLADGTLELSTKFLRTCALPNR
- a CDS encoding TonB-dependent receptor encodes the protein MLSRPVRSLALVLALLAASALPALAQQDGGVSGTVKDPTTGRPVAGAHVDAVTADGRVVGSTTTDAQGNYRLAGLRPGTYSVVIKNEGGSESKLDAVISAGQTSTVNVQISAGAVALNPLVVSASKRAEKALEAPARVEVVSEREVEARPAVTAVDHLRSVNGVQIAQTGAGSANVVARGFNNIFSGALHALQDYRLTGVPSLRVNFLQFVPANNEDIQRMEVVLGPGAALYGPNTADGILHILTKSPLDEQGTTLALGGGTRSTLQGEFRSSQLLAPNFGIKLSGQYVRADEWRYTDPAEVAEQAKFASNLAFYRADLMRAAGISQAEADVRIARIGARDFDIERWTGDVRADWRITPDLTAVVSGGMSTEINGIELTGLGAGQARNWRYTYGQARANWKRLFGQIYVNHSDAGETFLLRNGAPIVDRSSVIVGQLQHGFDLGARQRFTYGGDYTFTNPVTEGTINGQYENDDQTREFGAYLQSETEITSQLELVLAGRIDTHSALPDPVFSPRAALVFKPAAGHALRFSYNRAFSTPSSLNQFLDLGSSIPNDQLAALGYSLRIQGTGDAGFSFRDANGGYLVRSPFTPAGLGGPGTLLPGNSATLMPLAVGVLAARAAAAGTPLPPTLVAYLSNLHPTAAQVGLNYLNAVTGQVGDLASLNLPDVKPIRESPSNTLEAGYKGIIGDRVLIAADVWWSRKERLVTPLTIQTPLVLLNGPQLGAYLVPRFMADLGYTQAQAAALAAQLVGSATSPGLATIPVGVVSSSSVHANGAQLLVTYVNVDENIDLWGSDLSARFILNREWSLNTSGSYISEDRWQTANAGLVTLNAPRKKGTVSLSYDGAESSGFMGEARMRYTSGFPVNSGVYIGTRCLGGTPSPLAEDCVSAYTLFDLNLGYRLPMPGRKTTLQVSVTNLFNEGYRPFPGTPTIGRTILARVKYDF
- a CDS encoding glycoside hydrolase family 15 protein, giving the protein MRARRAGNPAGGGDDVRCSGRCLAARRTAGGPAPLGTAVSCPTARAARPGAQRRDTPEPAVRECVSAAVHGSRHGRRDSRTHALPHSRTSALSHFAPITHASCLLAAPDGGGEPLRHRRTGRMDRHYPPIEDHGVIGDLHTVALVCRDGTIDFMCAPRFDSPPVFASLLDRGSGGRFELAPVLEGARLKQLYLPDTNVLLTRFLSPDGVGEISDFMPVGETDRVRAVVRRAKAVRGDLKFHMRCVPRFGYGPQPHKVSGNDDCVLFLPAEGDVAARLWSTHPVRFDDGQAAAEFTLRHGESATFVFEVGDVHDGSPAETPHYAADAFKRTSNFWRTWIGRSTYKGRWRDEVHRSALVLKLLVSQPYGSLVAAPTFSLPERIGGARNWDYRYTWIRDAAFTLYALIRLGLTEETGAFIHWLEGLSHELKEMGPLQPLYRIDGGEDVEEHELDWEGYRGSRPVRVGNGAGRQCQLDVYGALMDSVYLYDKYGQPISHDFWMRLTGLVDWVCENWRMPDSGIWEVRAERREYLNSRVMCWVAVDRAIRLAQRRSLPGPLVRWLEVRDQIYRSVYEEMWSPRKKAFVQHAGTDELDASALLLPLLRFTSPIDPRWRSTMDAVRRELVEDSLVRRYRIRDGETDGFNEGEGTFTICSFWYAECLSRGGDLQQARFVFEKVLGYANHLGLFAEQIGPSGEQLGNFPQAFTHLALISAAYDIDRRLDAAGWRA
- a CDS encoding tetratricopeptide repeat protein, giving the protein MSRPSPPHLLVERALALVPDTEEFLPLSDAVIGSSRLDREKVWARSGAYATLGKRVVDPARLATLIPALAERSRERLQELYTRVLEAIRHQQEGDLPAAAAALVRAGEVEEGDGRLEKAEKIYLLALEISRDLREKGPQILALRRLGRTARAAGRLDEAWAWYEQSHALAVDQMDAAGQAVACQGLGNLCDDRGDRDTARSWYERGLAIARGLNDPALAWPFYTNLSVIAIKNGELADAEALLARARERIEATGADDAMLFYLNNRGMLLAEHGDPEGAEAVFREALEREVEPRWEMTVRNNLGEMLLRQGRLFEAQEEARRAEEVAIVHRLVEDCVDVYLLLGGIAKARADEEGFVFYEQALSVCHERGLPRKTEAAVLHGYGLLHGACGRPAEARAYVEAAREIYQSLGFLPERAQVEADLAALEPAAV